The genomic window GCGACGACGGCGGGGGAGAGGCCCGGCTTGTCCAGCGTCTCGTTGAGCGTGCCCGCGATGTCGGGGCCGAACAGCCGGAAGCAGACCGCCGCCAGCGAGCCGAGCAGCGAGATGCCCAGCGCGTTGCCCAGCTCGTTGCTGGTCTCGGCGAGCGAGGCGGCCGAACCCGCGCGCTCCGGCGGGACCGCCGCGACGGCGGTGTCGGCGACCAGGCTGAAGGAGAGGCCGTAGCCGACACCGGCGACGATCGTGGAGGCGATGAACGCCGCCACGCCGTGTTCGGTGGTGGTCGCCAGGAGGAGCAGCAGGCCGACGCCCATGAAGAAGTGGGAGGCGATGAGCGCCGACCGGGTGCCGATCCGCTCGGCGATGACGCTCGTCTTGATGCACACGACGGTCAGGACCGCCGCTCCGGGCAGGGCCAGCAGGGCCGCCGCGAGGACGCTGTAGCCGAGGACCGACTGGAGGTAGATGCCGCTCAGGTAGCCGGCGGCGGCCCAGGCGACGAGCGTCAGCAGACCGGTGAGGATGGCCACCGTGAACACCCGGTCCTTGAACAGCCGCAGGTCGAGCAGCGGGTGCTCCAGGTGGAACTGGCGGCGCACGAACCACACCAGGAGGGCGACGCCGACGACACCGGTGACGGCCTGCACGGGGGAGAAGCCCTCCGCCGCGGCCGTCTTGATCGAGTAGACGGCCAGCAGGATGCCGACGGCG from Streptomyces showdoensis includes these protein-coding regions:
- a CDS encoding MFS transporter, which gives rise to PAGLAIISNLFHDARQRSQAIGIFAATFAAGFAAGPVIGGLLLSRFEWGSVFLINLPVVVLFLAFAPVLLREVRTTNPGRVDALSVALSAVGILLAVYSIKTAAAEGFSPVQAVTGVVGVALLVWFVRRQFHLEHPLLDLRLFKDRVFTVAILTGLLTLVAWAAAGYLSGIYLQSVLGYSVLAAALLALPGAAVLTVVCIKTSVIAERIGTRSALIASHFFMGVGLLLLLATTTEHGVAAFIASTIVAGVGYGLSFSLVADTAVAAVPPERAGSAASLAETSNELGNALGISLLGSLAAVCFRLFGPDIAGTLNETLDKPGLSPAVVAEAEDAFLTGLHVAVGVASLLCLALGVLALRWVPKETKEEPAEAESLTAAP